The genomic segment CATCGGGCCGATCGTGTCGAACAGGGCGCTGACCGGGAACGTCCCGCGCGTGCTGACCAGCCCGAACGTGGGGCGCAGCGCGCTGACGTTGTTCAGGGCCGCCGGGATGCGCACCGACCCGCCGGTGTCGGTGCCCAGCGCGCCGATGCACAGGTCGGCGCCCAGCGCCGCGCCCGACCCGCCGCTGGACCCGCCGGGGACGCGCTCGCGGTCCCACGGGTTGCGGCACGCGCCGAAGTGCAGGTTGTCGGTCGTCGCGCCGAACGCGAACTCGTGGAGCTGGACCTTGCCGACGATGATCGCGCCGGCCGCCCGCAGGCGGCGGATGACCTCGGCGTCCTCGGTGGCGATGCGGTCGGCGAAGAACGCCGAGCCCCGGGTCGACAGCAGACCGGCGACGTCGATGTTGTCCTTGATCCCCAGCGGCATCCCGTCCAGCGGGCCGAGCGTCTCGCCGCGCGCGCGCCGGGCGTCGGTGGCCTGCGCCGCGGCGCGGGCGCCGTCGGCGTCGACCGTGATGTAGGCGTTGATCGCCTGGTGCGTCTCGGCGATGCGGGCCAGGAGCAGCTCCACGAGCTCGGCGGCCGGCAGCTGCGCGCGCAGCCCCGGGTCGTCGATGGCGCCTCGAAGGTCCTGGTTCATGCTGCTCGTCCTCCGGGGTCGGCGTGGCCGAGCGTACGCAGGTGCTCGACGGTGGAGAGCGCGCCGCGCTCGATGTGCTCGCGCATGCACGCGTGCGCGGCCCGCGGGTCCCGGGCCTCGATGGCCTGGGTCACGCGGTCGTGCTGGGAGTACGAGAGCGGTGCGCGGTCGGTCAGCCAGATCGCGCGCACGGGCACGGCCTGCCAGAGGCGGGCGATGAACTCCTGCAGGTACCGCGACGCCGCGGCGTTGGAGATCGCCCGGTGCCAGGCGGCGTTGAGGTCGGCCGCGTCGGTGCGGTGGGGGTCCTGGAGGGCGACGCCGAGCTCGTCGTGCACCCGCCGGATCTCGGCGACGTCGTCGGGGCTGCCCTCGACCGCGGCGCGCTCGGCGGCCATCGGCTCGAGGATGACCCGCAGGCCGTAGACCTCGACGGCGTCCTCGGGGGAGAACTCGGCCACGGCGGTGCCGCGGTGGGCGTGGTGGACGACGAGGCCCTCGGACTGCAGCAGGCGCAGGGCCTCACGGATGGGGGTGGGGCTCATCTCGAGCTCCTCGACCAGCCGCGCGACGCGCAGGTGCTCGCCGGGGTGGTAGCGACCGTGCTCGATGGCCTCGCGCAGGGCGCGGAACGCG from the Baekduia soli genome contains:
- a CDS encoding GntR family transcriptional regulator, translated to MAADHPSLTKTEAAFRALREAIEHGRYHPGEHLRVARLVEELEMSPTPIREALRLLQSEGLVVHHAHRGTAVAEFSPEDAVEVYGLRVILEPMAAERAAVEGSPDDVAEIRRVHDELGVALQDPHRTDAADLNAAWHRAISNAAASRYLQEFIARLWQAVPVRAIWLTDRAPLSYSQHDRVTQAIEARDPRAAHACMREHIERGALSTVEHLRTLGHADPGGRAA